In Nicotiana tabacum cultivar K326 chromosome 2, ASM71507v2, whole genome shotgun sequence, the following proteins share a genomic window:
- the LOC107769498 gene encoding mitogen-activated protein kinase kinase kinase 18-like: MSKRLLSLTNQFGVSNIHLITFIYIPSYSFSKTINRIYFRNFLHFLVCCNQFSSSKMDWTRGQTIGHGSSAAVFVAKSHWSNEIFAVKSVELSKSQLLQKEQKILSELSSHYIVSYKGYDVTKEKDKFMFNLMMENMPEGTLTDEIRKQGGRINEPLIGYYTRQILQGLEYLYSMGIVHCDIKGQNILLGKTGAKIADFGCARWVDPAERDGGAAAASAQPIGGTPMYMAPEVARGEEQGFAADIWALGCTIIEMATGGSPWTNVANSASLLYKIAFSGQSPQIPKFLSLQAKDFLSKCLRRNPKERWTAKELLKHQFLEEISNSNFKVIQDSITSSPTSILDQDIWNSVEETETMDFCSIQTVSSMDSPLKRVRELGLNSGEPNWRWDDESWITLRRSSE; the protein is encoded by the coding sequence atgtccaaacgcctactgaGTCTAACCAACCAATTCGGAGTTTCGAACATTCACCTTattacatttatatatatacCTTCTTACAGCTTCTCAAAAACCATAAACAGAATTTATTTTCGAAACTTCTTACACTTCCTAGTTTGCTGTAACCAATTTTCTTCTTCTAAAATGGATTGGACCAGAGGCCAAACCATAGGCCACGGCTCCTCTGCCGCCGTCTTCGTTGCTAAGTCACATTGGTCAAACGAGATTTTTGCGGTCAAATCTGTAGAGCTATCAAAGTCACAGTTGTTGCAAAAGGAGCAGAAAATTCTATCCGAATTGAGCTCACATTACATAGTAAGCTACAAGGGGTACGATGTTACAAAAGAGAAGGACAAATTCATGTTTAATCTTATGATGGAGAATATGCCCGAAGGTACACTTACCGATGAAATTCGGAAACAGGGTGGTAGGATTAACGAGCCGTTAATCGGGTATTATACGAGGCAAATTTTACAAGGACTAGAATATTTATATTCAATGGGCATAGTACACTGTGACATTAAGGGACAGAATATTTTGTTAGGTAAAACCGGTGCCAAAATTGCAGACTTCGGTTGTGCCAGGTGGGTTGATCCGGCGGAGAGAGACGGTGGTGCCGCAGCTGCTTCCGCCCAGCCTATTGGCGGCACGCCGATGTACATGGCGCCGGAGGTGGCGCGTGGGGAAGAACAGGGGTTTGCAGCTGATATATGGGCATTAGGATGTACAATTATTGAAATGGCCACTGGTGGATCACCGTGGACTAATGTGGCTAATTCAGCTTCATTGCTTTACAAAATTGCATTTTCAGGGCAATCCCCACAAATTCCAAAGTTTCTATCTTTACAAGCAAAGGATTTCTTAAGCAAATGCTTGAGAAGAAATCCAAAAGAAAGATGGACGGCTAAAGAACTCCTCAAACATCAATTTCTTGAGGAAATATCCAATTCGAATTTTAAGGTAATTCAAGATTCTATCACAAGCTCCCCAACTAGTATTCTTGATCAAGATATTTGGAATTCAGTAGAGGAAACAGAAACCATGGATTTTTGTTCAATACAAACAGTTAGCTCAATGGACTCTCCTCTGAAAAGGGTAAGagaattgggtttgaattcaGGAGAACCGAACTGGAGATGGGACGATGAGAGTTGGATAACACTTAGAAGAAGCAGTGAATAG